The following proteins come from a genomic window of Nitrosopumilus sp.:
- a CDS encoding tetratricopeptide repeat protein translates to MSANSALVKFKMVNGLIGSILEENRVSFRTLFPKLPQIDTEVRSKIEKLLESRERIKGEIDGDDDFEDFTDDLNLANYFLACRKFSESLRYYESALAKNPQSYSALCNKGLCLFKLSKLDEALTCYDEALITYKNIPEAFFMKGKIMFAKQNFSEAIKQFQNILDLESENLEAKFYLGKSQIKIGNIQDGISILESIIADNDHVDSLLLLGHTFTKQNEYQKALIYLNKLVEISPNHVEAHLLLGKIYVEINNFNDAIAHFKKVLNKTPNNIEAHLLLGKTHMDINNTNEAMSNFEKILEISPNHKEALNYKIELLEKNGKLDEAIECCDHLVDSTTEPREQLLKKGILLFNNNKTAAALTIFNGVLGKTKTNNIALIYKARIFAQKQEFQEALLCIENILKSEPDNIEALENAAELSLKVGNYENGLSYTNQLLSKSSSTSILERKSHLLSILGRHEEAGQIAMKIIQNNKNNPQAFYELGKTHLILNNFEKAIDSFEKALSVNPLDSNIILKKSMAFFSQQKYEDAILCLEQIPENDDRYYYAQYQKSKIQMIQGNTKQAMEILSKVIKTNNTFKEIASNEVIFESISNMFEFKELIK, encoded by the coding sequence ATGTCTGCAAATTCTGCGTTAGTCAAATTTAAGATGGTAAATGGCCTAATAGGCAGTATTTTGGAGGAAAATAGAGTATCATTTAGAACGTTATTTCCTAAATTACCCCAAATTGATACGGAAGTAAGATCAAAAATCGAGAAATTATTAGAATCAAGAGAGAGAATTAAAGGAGAAATTGACGGAGATGATGATTTTGAAGATTTTACAGATGATCTAAATCTTGCAAACTATTTTCTTGCATGTAGAAAATTTTCTGAATCATTAAGGTACTATGAAAGTGCCTTAGCAAAAAACCCTCAATCATATTCAGCTTTATGTAACAAGGGATTATGTCTTTTTAAATTATCAAAATTAGATGAGGCGCTAACATGTTATGATGAAGCCTTAATTACATATAAGAATATTCCAGAGGCGTTTTTTATGAAAGGGAAAATCATGTTTGCAAAACAAAATTTTTCAGAAGCAATTAAACAGTTTCAAAACATACTAGATTTAGAATCTGAAAATTTAGAGGCCAAATTTTATTTAGGAAAATCACAAATAAAAATTGGAAATATTCAAGATGGAATTAGCATATTAGAATCAATCATTGCAGATAATGATCATGTTGATTCATTATTGTTGCTAGGACATACATTTACAAAACAAAATGAATATCAAAAGGCTTTAATATATTTGAATAAACTTGTAGAGATTTCACCAAACCATGTAGAAGCTCATTTGCTTTTAGGAAAAATATATGTTGAAATCAATAATTTTAATGATGCAATTGCACACTTTAAAAAAGTACTAAATAAAACACCAAACAATATAGAGGCACATCTGCTTTTAGGAAAAACACACATGGACATAAATAATACTAATGAGGCAATGTCCAATTTTGAAAAAATTTTAGAAATTTCACCAAACCATAAAGAAGCATTAAATTATAAAATCGAATTGTTAGAAAAAAATGGAAAACTTGATGAAGCAATAGAGTGTTGTGATCATTTGGTAGATTCAACAACAGAACCCAGAGAGCAATTATTAAAGAAAGGAATATTGTTATTCAACAACAATAAAACTGCTGCTGCATTAACTATTTTTAATGGGGTTTTAGGTAAAACAAAAACAAACAATATTGCTCTCATTTACAAAGCAAGAATATTTGCTCAAAAACAAGAATTTCAAGAAGCTCTTCTATGTATAGAAAACATCCTCAAATCAGAACCAGACAATATTGAAGCACTGGAAAATGCAGCTGAACTATCATTAAAAGTGGGAAATTATGAAAACGGGTTATCTTATACTAATCAACTATTATCAAAATCATCATCAACATCAATTTTAGAGAGAAAATCCCACCTATTATCCATTCTTGGGCGTCATGAAGAAGCAGGTCAAATAGCCATGAAAATAATCCAAAATAACAAAAATAATCCACAAGCATTCTATGAACTTGGCAAAACACACCTAATTTTGAATAATTTTGAGAAGGCAATAGATTCTTTTGAAAAAGCACTGAGCGTGAATCCTCTGGATTCAAACATAATTTTGAAAAAATCTATGGCGTTTTTTTCTCAACAAAAATACGAGGATGCAATTCTTTGTCTAGAGCAAATTCCAGAGAATGACGACCGCTATTATTATGCACAATATCAAAAATCAAAGATTCAGATGATACAAGGCAATACAAAACAAGCCATGGAAATTTTATCCAAAGTGATTAAAACAAATAATACATTTAAAGAAATTGCATCAAACGAAGTAATTTTTGAAAGCATATCAAATATGTTTGAATTTAAAGAATTAATAAAATAA
- a CDS encoding archaellin/type IV pilin N-terminal domain-containing protein, whose protein sequence is MKLQRKGTRHSHRGVIGVESAIVMIAFVIVAAALAFVVLNMGFTTSQKAKTSIISSLGESSSSMQVAGKVIGQGYVNDGSLNATAFPFKVSSGGSDVNLDAETMAVKYVSNGENYDNIYVGTLSTQEWKQLSAASIQADNTESSGTGEAFADIVGDPFSNEIPTDTRAFVYFTQANESPPNDILSQGETAVLAILYSAADRPASLDKVKVEIITPTGAALTVERQVPTITNTIVDLG, encoded by the coding sequence ATGAAATTACAACGAAAGGGAACGCGACATTCTCATCGTGGAGTCATCGGTGTAGAGTCTGCAATAGTCATGATTGCATTTGTAATCGTAGCAGCAGCCTTAGCATTTGTTGTACTTAACATGGGATTTACTACCTCACAGAAAGCAAAGACTTCGATCATCTCTAGTTTGGGTGAATCCAGTAGCAGCATGCAGGTTGCAGGCAAAGTTATTGGTCAAGGATACGTAAATGACGGATCACTTAATGCTACAGCATTTCCATTTAAGGTCTCATCTGGTGGATCAGATGTAAATCTTGATGCAGAGACTATGGCCGTAAAATATGTCAGTAATGGCGAAAATTACGACAACATCTACGTAGGTACATTATCTACTCAAGAATGGAAACAACTATCAGCAGCATCCATACAAGCAGATAATACAGAATCTAGTGGAACAGGTGAAGCATTTGCCGACATAGTTGGCGATCCATTCAGTAATGAAATTCCAACAGATACACGTGCATTCGTTTACTTTACACAAGCAAATGAATCACCACCAAATGACATTCTTTCACAAGGTGAAACAGCAGTTTTGGCAATTCTTTACAGTGCAGCTGATAGACCTGCATCATTAGACAAGGTCAAAGTGGAAATCATTACACCAACTGGTGCAGCCTTGACGGTAGAAAGACAAGTTCCAACAATCACAAACACCATAGTAGATTTGGGCTAG
- a CDS encoding flagellin, which translates to MASGMISEGILIIASIIVAGLITGIVVSKVGTFEGYYTATTEAQKDKMLSKFEIIHVSQLNSTSVNAWVKNTGLTPIKGLGSSDLYFGPITSVDFVGYSTGTTPQWIFNGTSVDSVWSQGDTIQITIQDDSSLQSSTSYLVQLTISNGESDDYIFSVP; encoded by the coding sequence ATGGCATCTGGAATGATCAGTGAAGGGATTTTAATTATTGCATCAATCATAGTTGCAGGATTAATTACAGGCATTGTTGTGAGCAAGGTTGGAACATTTGAAGGATACTATACTGCAACAACAGAAGCTCAAAAAGACAAAATGCTAAGTAAGTTTGAGATAATTCATGTTAGCCAGTTAAACAGCACGTCAGTGAATGCGTGGGTAAAAAATACAGGTTTGACACCAATTAAGGGATTGGGTTCATCTGACCTATATTTTGGACCTATTACTTCAGTTGATTTTGTGGGATACTCAACAGGCACCACACCACAATGGATTTTCAATGGAACCAGCGTGGATTCTGTATGGTCTCAAGGCGATACAATCCAAATCACAATACAGGACGACTCGTCATTACAAAGCAGTACATCATATCTTGTTCAATTAACTATATCGAATGGTGAATCAGATGATTATATTTTCTCGGTACCTTGA
- a CDS encoding archaellin/type IV pilin N-terminal domain-containing protein, which translates to MKLQRKGTRHAHRGVIGVESAIVMIAFVIVAAALAFVVLNMGFTTSQKAKTTIIAGLGESSSSMQVAGKVIGVGCTTSAGGCSSTPYLNATAYPIKITSGGDAVDLSAATTAVRYLSNAIEYDDVYAGPITATEYRSLTSALDQADAESSSDFDDFNNAQPMTGSVVANTAAFIYWSVQTTANAVLDQGEHAVLVVAFEDGERPTSLDTVRVEIIPATGASLSVERQVPTITTSVVDLG; encoded by the coding sequence ATGAAATTACAGCGAAAGGGAACGCGACATGCTCATCGTGGAGTCATCGGTGTAGAGTCTGCAATAGTCATGATTGCATTTGTAATCGTAGCAGCAGCCTTGGCATTTGTTGTACTTAACATGGGATTTACTACATCACAGAAAGCAAAAACCACAATCATCGCTGGATTAGGAGAGTCTAGTAGCAGCATGCAGGTTGCCGGTAAAGTTATCGGCGTAGGTTGCACAACATCGGCAGGAGGTTGTTCATCAACTCCATATCTTAATGCAACTGCATACCCAATCAAGATTACTTCTGGTGGAGATGCAGTAGACTTGTCAGCAGCAACAACAGCTGTAAGATACCTTAGTAATGCAATTGAGTATGATGATGTTTACGCAGGTCCAATCACGGCAACAGAATACAGATCTTTAACATCCGCATTAGATCAAGCAGATGCTGAAAGTAGTAGTGATTTTGATGATTTTAACAATGCACAGCCAATGACAGGATCTGTTGTAGCTAACACAGCAGCATTCATCTATTGGTCAGTCCAAACAACTGCTAATGCAGTATTAGATCAAGGCGAGCATGCAGTATTGGTAGTAGCATTTGAAGATGGAGAGAGACCAACTTCACTTGATACAGTTAGAGTGGAGATAATTCCAGCAACTGGAGCCTCATTGTCAGTAGAACGTCAAGTTCCAACAATCACTACATCCGTAGTAGACCTAGGTTAA
- a CDS encoding plastocyanin/azurin family copper-binding protein, with protein sequence MKIMIILGLFMVLPYIVLSAYAENSWIVSINPYDSHGGQELFKPKELPIFSGDRVTWQNNDSISHRIVSGVPQHPDYSGTFFSTDIISGGENSNSISLDFTDYAGYYYFCEIHPWYTGKIFFEDRPNILFSTLDISYEILNQNILSIGGLVESDLGNTEYEMLIYDSKNNLVYQKIKSFESDSSFNEVIDISDSLWDKDENYVLKLVYGIPSESTSMQIKISKNIAYEKSKYLEFCQDFKLEDNFIFEEVLLPNWFKKTLCWYGNDLMTEKEFVNSLNFFKNSL encoded by the coding sequence ATGAAAATAATGATAATTTTAGGATTATTCATGGTTTTACCATATATCGTATTGTCAGCATATGCAGAAAATTCTTGGATCGTATCCATAAATCCTTACGATAGCCATGGAGGACAAGAATTGTTCAAGCCCAAAGAACTCCCAATATTTTCAGGAGATAGAGTAACATGGCAAAACAATGATTCAATTAGCCATAGAATTGTTAGCGGAGTACCTCAACATCCAGATTATTCTGGAACATTCTTTTCCACAGATATTATTTCAGGAGGAGAAAATAGCAATTCGATTTCATTAGATTTTACGGATTATGCAGGATACTATTATTTTTGTGAAATACATCCATGGTATACAGGTAAAATATTTTTTGAAGATAGACCAAACATACTTTTTTCCACATTAGACATATCATATGAAATTCTAAATCAAAATATTTTATCAATTGGAGGATTAGTGGAATCAGATTTAGGAAATACAGAATATGAGATGTTAATTTATGACAGTAAAAACAATCTCGTCTATCAAAAAATCAAATCATTTGAATCAGATTCATCTTTTAACGAAGTTATAGATATTTCAGATTCTTTATGGGACAAAGATGAAAATTATGTACTCAAGTTAGTTTATGGCATTCCAAGTGAATCTACCAGCATGCAGATAAAAATTTCAAAAAATATAGCATATGAGAAATCAAAATATCTGGAATTTTGTCAAGATTTTAAATTAGAAGATAATTTTATTTTTGAAGAAGTACTTCTTCCAAATTGGTTCAAAAAAACATTATGCTGGTACGGAAATGATTTAATGACAGAAAAAGAATTCGTCAATTCATTAAATTTCTTCAAAAATTCTCTTTAA
- a CDS encoding TrmB family transcriptional regulator: MLSKDEIYNSLVHFGLEEIDAKIYVGLLQMGSVTVGTMAQKLNVDRGKAYRSLNKLRNMGVISTTFSNPTIVNAVEPSEALTSVIQKKEDEIVMLQKLARTVIESLHNYENNVSATDLSSFSIVQGRSNIYTRIGKLIQESTDKIFLVTTSDDLMRMYHTSIPDKIHAKISTGGEVRIITNDCDSKTMEIIEQLGTPEVKIGKLPSKSRMIVESKHQLIMSGAMKESMDLNDDVDSIMYTNSEEMVENMFSLCTHLWKKSKPMEILSSN; encoded by the coding sequence ATGTTAAGTAAAGATGAAATCTATAATTCTCTAGTTCATTTTGGTTTAGAAGAAATAGATGCCAAAATCTATGTAGGTCTGCTTCAAATGGGTTCTGTAACTGTAGGTACAATGGCACAAAAACTAAACGTCGATAGAGGAAAGGCATACAGATCTCTTAACAAGCTGAGAAACATGGGAGTTATTTCAACAACCTTTTCAAATCCTACAATTGTGAATGCTGTAGAGCCATCAGAAGCATTAACAAGTGTAATTCAAAAGAAAGAAGATGAAATAGTGATGTTACAAAAGTTGGCAAGAACGGTAATTGAGAGTCTGCATAATTATGAAAATAATGTGTCTGCTACTGATTTGTCATCATTCTCTATTGTTCAAGGAAGATCAAATATCTATACTAGAATTGGAAAACTAATTCAAGAATCTACAGATAAAATCTTCCTGGTTACAACTTCAGATGATTTGATGAGGATGTATCATACATCTATTCCAGATAAAATCCATGCAAAAATTAGCACAGGCGGCGAAGTGAGAATAATTACTAATGACTGTGATTCCAAAACAATGGAGATAATTGAGCAGTTAGGTACGCCTGAAGTTAAAATTGGAAAACTACCCTCTAAAAGTAGGATGATTGTGGAATCCAAACATCAACTAATAATGTCTGGTGCAATGAAAGAATCCATGGATCTTAACGACGATGTAGATTCAATCATGTACACAAATTCTGAAGAGATGGTTGAAAACATGTTTAGTTTGTGTACTCATTTATGGAAAAAATCAAAACCAATGGAAATACTATCTTCCAATTAA
- a CDS encoding archaellin/type IV pilin N-terminal domain-containing protein: protein MKLQRKGTRHSHRGVIGVESAIVMIAFVIVAAALAFVVLNMGFTTSQKAKTVTLAGLEEATSAMKIAGSITAVGCINVNSGCGVVQKINATTIPLKISESGNSVNFASDVVSISYITKSIQYNNIYAGAITSEIFRQSVLAFRQADLETDSSFDAFNEANPVNGTTPNETSAFVYWAKRLNANQVLDMGEHAVLAVAFAENDRPQSQDRINLEIMISSGATMTISRDIPSITHEVLDLG, encoded by the coding sequence ATGAAATTACAACGAAAGGGAACGCGACATTCTCATCGTGGAGTCATCGGTGTAGAGTCTGCAATAGTCATGATTGCATTTGTAATCGTAGCAGCAGCCTTAGCATTTGTTGTACTTAACATGGGATTTACTACCTCACAGAAAGCAAAGACTGTAACTCTGGCAGGTCTTGAAGAAGCTACAAGTGCCATGAAGATAGCAGGATCAATTACTGCAGTAGGTTGTATTAATGTGAATTCAGGATGCGGAGTTGTTCAAAAAATTAATGCTACTACAATACCATTAAAAATTTCAGAGTCGGGAAATTCTGTAAATTTTGCATCAGATGTTGTCTCAATTAGTTATATCACTAAATCTATTCAGTACAATAACATCTATGCAGGAGCTATAACATCTGAAATTTTTAGACAATCTGTTCTTGCATTTAGACAGGCAGACCTTGAAACAGATTCTTCATTTGATGCTTTTAATGAGGCAAATCCGGTTAATGGGACCACTCCCAATGAAACAAGTGCATTCGTATATTGGGCAAAGAGATTAAATGCAAACCAAGTTTTAGATATGGGAGAGCACGCAGTATTGGCAGTGGCATTTGCTGAAAATGACAGACCTCAATCACAAGACAGGATTAATTTAGAAATAATGATTTCAAGTGGCGCAACCATGACAATAAGCAGAGACATACCAAGTATTACCCACGAAGTTCTAGATTTAGGATAA
- a CDS encoding archaellin/type IV pilin N-terminal domain-containing protein: MKLQRKGTRHSHRGVIGVESAIVMIAFVIVAAALAFVVLNMGFTTSQKAKTTIISGLGESSSSMQVAGKVIGVGCTSSSNGCSTPYLNATAYPIKITSGGDAVDLSAATTAVKYVSNSIEYDDIYSGTVTDAEYRSLADAFRGAVDNSLTNFSGVMNPVNQTVVTNTAAFIYWSVSGSTINSILDDGEHAILAVAFEDGERPTSLDTVRVEIIPATGASLSVERQVPTITTSVVDLG; the protein is encoded by the coding sequence ATGAAATTACAACGAAAGGGAACGCGACATTCTCATCGTGGAGTCATCGGTGTAGAGTCTGCAATAGTCATGATTGCATTTGTAATCGTAGCAGCAGCCTTAGCATTTGTTGTACTTAACATGGGATTTACTACCTCACAGAAAGCAAAAACCACAATCATCTCTGGATTAGGAGAGTCTAGTAGCAGCATGCAGGTTGCCGGTAAAGTTATCGGCGTAGGTTGTACATCATCTAGTAATGGATGTAGTACACCATATCTTAATGCAACTGCATACCCAATCAAGATTACTTCTGGTGGAGATGCAGTAGACTTGTCAGCAGCAACAACTGCAGTGAAATATGTCAGCAATAGTATCGAATATGATGATATTTACTCTGGTACAGTTACTGATGCAGAATACAGATCATTAGCTGATGCATTTAGAGGAGCAGTGGATAATAGTTTGACAAACTTCTCAGGAGTTATGAATCCTGTAAATCAAACCGTAGTAACCAATACTGCAGCATTCATCTACTGGTCAGTTAGTGGATCAACCATCAATTCAATCTTAGATGATGGTGAACATGCAATATTGGCAGTGGCATTTGAAGATGGAGAGAGACCAACTTCACTTGATACAGTTAGAGTGGAGATAATTCCAGCAACTGGAGCCTCATTGTCAGTAGAACGTCAAGTTCCAACAATCACTACATCCGTAGTAGACCTAGGTTAA
- a CDS encoding archaellin/type IV pilin N-terminal domain-containing protein produces MKLQRKGTRHSHRGVIGVESAIVMIAFVIVAAALAFVVLNMGFSTTQKTKNAIVSSADEASSALEIAGKIVGSGHITAGKLNATAVPLKIVSGGSSINLNPSNAAIRYLSNNVEHGNIYAGAIATGTYDTLADAMEASVTAGYISSNPVNASSPTDTKAIFYFNVNRNDNFILDQGEHGMLAIAFSESERPQSLDVIRAEVILPTGAPLSVERTVPNISSRIVDLG; encoded by the coding sequence ATGAAATTACAACGAAAGGGAACGCGACATTCTCATCGTGGAGTCATCGGTGTAGAGTCTGCAATAGTCATGATTGCATTTGTAATCGTAGCAGCAGCCTTAGCATTTGTTGTACTTAACATGGGATTCTCAACTACGCAAAAAACAAAAAATGCCATAGTCTCAAGTGCAGATGAAGCAAGTAGTGCATTAGAGATTGCAGGGAAAATTGTAGGTTCAGGCCACATCACTGCAGGAAAACTTAATGCAACAGCTGTTCCACTAAAGATTGTCTCTGGAGGATCATCTATTAATCTTAATCCTTCAAATGCTGCCATTCGTTATCTTAGTAACAATGTTGAGCATGGAAACATCTATGCAGGAGCTATAGCTACAGGAACTTATGATACACTGGCAGATGCCATGGAAGCATCAGTTACAGCAGGATATATTTCATCAAATCCGGTAAATGCTTCTAGTCCAACGGATACAAAAGCAATTTTTTATTTCAACGTAAATAGAAATGACAACTTTATCTTGGACCAAGGAGAACACGGAATGTTAGCAATAGCATTTTCAGAATCTGAAAGACCACAGTCACTTGATGTGATTAGAGCAGAAGTAATTCTTCCAACTGGAGCACCATTGTCAGTAGAGCGTACTGTTCCAAACATATCATCGAGAATAGTAGATCTTGGTTAA